A genome region from Colwellia sp. Arc7-D includes the following:
- a CDS encoding CDP-glycerol glycerophosphotransferase family protein → MQAKKFVLNISQNYSFAILRPLQEAIRNSNRDVYWFVQGSAVNLSYFTEDEKILKSVDDVIKYDPDAVIFPANIAPTFFPGINVAVFHGFDAGKVDKKGHNDHYKVRNCFDLYCTQGPDSTAQFQRLAEKHQTFKVIETGWCALDPLFTNNNVDKTVKSTILMCSTFSKQLTCAPHLFETIKSLSETGKWNWLIQFHPKMDRSIVDKYKSIQNEHLSFVETDDVIPLLKRADIMVCDTSSVLIMFLLQGKPVVTFNNISPGDYLIDINSADKLEESIEYALQKPQCLMDNIQKYIDCTHPYMDGRSSYRLLDAIDKTIEEKSSLKPKPFDLFRQFKMRKKLKYWKL, encoded by the coding sequence ATGCAAGCAAAAAAGTTTGTTTTAAATATATCTCAAAACTATAGCTTCGCTATTTTAAGACCATTACAAGAAGCCATTCGCAATAGCAACAGAGATGTTTATTGGTTTGTACAGGGTAGTGCGGTTAATTTATCCTATTTTACTGAAGACGAAAAAATATTAAAGAGTGTTGATGACGTTATTAAATATGATCCTGATGCTGTTATTTTCCCTGCCAATATAGCACCAACATTTTTTCCAGGAATTAATGTTGCGGTTTTCCATGGTTTTGATGCAGGAAAAGTAGATAAAAAAGGACATAATGATCATTATAAAGTGCGTAATTGTTTTGATTTATATTGCACGCAGGGGCCAGATTCGACTGCTCAATTTCAACGTTTAGCTGAAAAGCATCAAACGTTTAAAGTCATTGAAACAGGTTGGTGCGCATTAGATCCTTTATTTACCAATAATAACGTCGATAAAACAGTAAAGTCGACAATATTAATGTGTTCAACATTTTCTAAGCAATTAACCTGTGCACCACACCTTTTTGAAACAATAAAATCTTTAAGTGAGACAGGTAAATGGAATTGGTTAATTCAATTTCATCCTAAAATGGATAGAAGCATAGTTGATAAATATAAATCAATTCAAAATGAACACTTAAGCTTTGTTGAAACTGATGATGTTATCCCACTGCTGAAGCGAGCAGATATTATGGTTTGTGATACCTCTTCTGTACTTATCATGTTTTTATTACAAGGTAAGCCAGTTGTTACTTTCAATAATATATCACCAGGTGATTATTTAATTGATATTAATTCAGCTGATAAACTTGAAGAGTCAATTGAGTATGCACTGCAAAAACCTCAATGTTTAATGGATAATATTCAGAAGTATATTGATTGTACGCATCCATACATGGATGGAAGGTCATCTTATCGCCTGCTAGATGCGATTGATAAGACTATTGAAGAGAAATCAAGTCTTAAACCTAAGCCCTTTGATCTATTTAGACAATTTAAAATGCGTAAAAAATTGAAATACTGGAAGCTTTAA
- the leuA gene encoding 2-isopropylmalate synthase, producing MGTSNDKVIIFDTTLRDGEQALNASLSVHEKLQIAHAIERLGVDIMEVGFPVSSPGDFQSVQEIARTVKNSRVCALARAVEGDIKACADALKPADQFRIHTFISTSDVHVQQKLKKSFADVQAMAVHAIKYARRFTDDVEFSCEDAGRTPIDNLCRMVEQAIIAGATTVNIPDTVGYTLPNEFGGIIETLFNRVPNIDQAVISVHCHNDLGLAVANSMSAVQAGARQIECTINGIGERAGNCSLEEVAMIMKTRQELLGVHTRINHQEIARTSKLVSQLCNMPVQLNKAIVGGNAFSHSSGIHQDGMLKASNTYEIMTPESVGISKTKLNLTSRSGRHVIKHRMESLGYQESDYEIEALYADFLALADKKGQVFDDDLEALLFNIQQQDQQDFYQLQTVNVQSGGSEFATSSIKLALGEDSKIVSATGNGPVDALYRAIKKAIDIEFEVSDYKISNKGEGEDGLGKADIVVSWQGRNFHGYGLDTDVIKASGHALVNALNGIHRAITIAELKTELKTDFKKEAAIDGQSQI from the coding sequence ATGGGCACTTCTAACGATAAAGTAATTATTTTTGACACCACATTACGTGATGGCGAACAGGCATTAAACGCGAGTTTATCGGTACACGAGAAATTACAAATAGCGCACGCTATTGAGCGTTTAGGTGTCGACATTATGGAAGTGGGGTTTCCAGTTTCTTCACCGGGTGATTTCCAGTCCGTACAAGAAATAGCAAGAACCGTGAAAAATTCTCGAGTTTGTGCCCTTGCCCGAGCCGTTGAAGGCGACATTAAAGCTTGTGCTGATGCGTTGAAACCTGCTGACCAATTTCGTATTCATACTTTTATATCTACCTCTGATGTGCATGTTCAGCAAAAATTGAAAAAAAGCTTTGCTGATGTACAAGCCATGGCCGTACATGCAATTAAATATGCCCGCCGTTTCACAGATGATGTTGAGTTTTCGTGTGAAGATGCTGGCAGAACCCCAATTGACAATTTATGTCGCATGGTTGAACAAGCCATTATTGCGGGTGCCACTACCGTTAATATTCCTGATACTGTGGGCTACACATTACCAAACGAGTTTGGTGGCATCATCGAAACCTTATTTAATCGTGTACCTAATATCGATCAAGCGGTTATTTCTGTGCATTGTCATAATGATTTAGGCTTAGCTGTTGCTAACTCAATGTCAGCCGTGCAAGCCGGTGCTAGACAAATCGAATGTACCATTAACGGCATTGGCGAGCGCGCTGGCAATTGTTCGCTTGAAGAAGTAGCCATGATCATGAAAACTCGCCAAGAATTATTAGGTGTTCATACACGTATTAATCATCAAGAAATTGCCCGTACCTCAAAATTAGTCAGCCAGCTTTGTAATATGCCTGTGCAATTAAATAAAGCCATTGTCGGTGGTAACGCTTTTAGTCATTCATCGGGCATACACCAAGATGGTATGTTAAAAGCCAGCAACACCTACGAAATTATGACACCAGAAAGTGTCGGCATCAGTAAAACTAAATTGAACTTAACTTCTCGCAGCGGCCGTCATGTTATTAAGCATCGTATGGAAAGCTTGGGCTATCAAGAGTCAGATTATGAAATTGAAGCCCTTTACGCTGACTTCTTAGCCTTAGCGGATAAAAAAGGCCAAGTTTTTGATGACGATTTAGAAGCCTTACTTTTTAATATTCAGCAACAAGATCAACAAGACTTTTATCAATTACAAACCGTTAATGTACAAAGTGGCGGTAGTGAGTTTGCAACGTCAAGTATCAAGCTTGCCTTAGGTGAAGATAGTAAAATTGTTTCAGCAACCGGTAATGGTCCTGTTGATGCTCTTTATCGCGCTATTAAAAAAGCCATAGATATTGAATTTGAAGTAAGCGATTACAAAATTTCAAACAAAGGTGAAGGTGAAGACGGCCTAGGCAAAGCTGACATTGTTGTATCTTGGCAAGGCAGAAATTTCCATGGTTATGGCTTAGATACCGATGTAATTAAAGCATCAGGGCATGCATTGGTTAATGCGCTTAACGGTATTCATCGTGCGATTACTATTGCCGAATTAAAAACTGAGCTTAAAACCGATTTTAAAAAAGAAGCGGCTATTGATGGCCAAAGCCAAATTTAG
- the leuB gene encoding 3-isopropylmalate dehydrogenase: protein MMSKIAILAGDGIGPEVMAQAEKVLQTVAQQYDFEISTAHYDVGGCAIDNHGEALPESTVKGCEQADAILFGSVGGPKWSNLPPTEQPERASLLGLRGHFGLFCNMRPAQLQSAMSHLSPLRADISEAGFDILVIRELTGGIYFGEPKGRKNQGQEDEAAFDTMIYSRKEISRIAHLAFQSAQKRRNKVISIDKANVLASSVLWREVVIEVSKDYPKVELEHMYVDNAAMQLVRDPAQFDVMLCSNLFGDILSDICAMITGSMGLLPSASLNEQGFGMYEPAGGTAPDIAGKGIANPIAQILSAALMLRHSLNQVEAASAIENAVAATLSAGNFTGDLLSPEERHKAKSTNEMGDIICQYIRDNKTTSGAK, encoded by the coding sequence ATTATGTCGAAGATTGCAATATTAGCCGGTGACGGCATCGGGCCAGAAGTTATGGCACAAGCAGAAAAAGTTTTACAAACAGTTGCCCAGCAGTATGATTTTGAAATTAGTACAGCACACTATGACGTAGGTGGTTGCGCTATCGATAATCACGGTGAAGCACTACCAGAAAGCACTGTTAAAGGCTGTGAACAAGCCGATGCTATTTTATTTGGTTCAGTCGGTGGTCCAAAGTGGAGTAACTTACCACCAACAGAGCAACCAGAAAGAGCCTCTTTATTAGGTTTACGTGGTCATTTTGGACTATTTTGTAATATGCGCCCTGCGCAGCTTCAAAGTGCTATGTCTCACCTTTCACCATTACGTGCTGATATTTCAGAAGCTGGTTTTGACATTTTAGTGATACGTGAGCTAACGGGTGGCATTTATTTTGGCGAACCTAAAGGGCGAAAAAATCAAGGCCAAGAAGACGAAGCGGCTTTTGATACTATGATTTATTCGCGTAAAGAAATAAGCCGAATAGCACACCTAGCCTTTCAGTCAGCTCAAAAGCGCCGTAACAAGGTTATATCTATTGATAAAGCCAATGTATTAGCATCTTCTGTATTATGGCGAGAAGTGGTTATAGAGGTTTCAAAAGACTACCCTAAGGTTGAACTTGAGCATATGTATGTTGATAACGCTGCTATGCAATTAGTGCGCGACCCTGCACAGTTCGACGTCATGCTATGTTCAAACTTATTTGGCGATATTTTATCTGACATTTGCGCCATGATCACCGGCTCTATGGGACTTTTACCTTCAGCGAGCTTAAATGAGCAAGGTTTTGGTATGTATGAACCTGCCGGTGGTACAGCACCTGATATTGCAGGTAAAGGCATTGCAAACCCAATAGCACAAATTCTTTCTGCGGCATTAATGCTACGTCACAGCTTAAATCAAGTTGAAGCGGCAAGTGCAATAGAAAACGCGGTAGCGGCAACGCTGAGTGCAGGTAACTTTACCGGCGACTTACTTAGCCCAGAAGAGCGCCACAAAGCTAAGTCTACCAACGAAATGGGCGATATTATTTGCCAATACATTCGTGATAATAAAACAACTTCAGGAGCAAAATAG
- the leuC gene encoding 3-isopropylmalate dehydratase large subunit: MASTLYEKLWQNHIIEEKADETPLIFVDRHLIHEVTSPQAFANLKFHNRVLRHPERTIATMDHNISTRSIEINAAGEGAANQLRTLEKNCKEFGIELFGMGHKNQGVVHVMGPELGLTLPGTVIVCGDSHTATHGAFGALAFGIGTSEVEHVFATQTLRQTKAKTMRIEVKGQVAPGISAKDIILAIIGKTGSAGATGYVVEYCGDAIERLTMEERMTVCNMSIEFGAKAGLIAPDETTFEYLKGKDYSPKGEVWEQAVNDWKQLKSDADATFDTYLTLEAKDIKTQVTWGTTPGQVTQVDNVVPSPEDFSDPVERDSCIAALKYMGLTAGTKITDITINKVFIGSCTNSRIEDLRAAAAVAKGKKVSPTVDAIVVPGSYRVKAQAEAEGLAQTFIDAGFEWRLPGCSMCLGMNDDVLTEGDRCASTSNRNFEGRQGRGSRTHLVSPELAAASAIAGHFVDLTAINSQAKGA; encoded by the coding sequence ATGGCTAGCACTTTATACGAAAAATTATGGCAAAATCATATTATCGAAGAAAAAGCTGATGAAACGCCGTTAATCTTTGTTGATCGTCATTTGATCCACGAGGTGACATCACCACAAGCTTTTGCTAATTTGAAATTTCATAACCGTGTATTACGCCATCCTGAACGTACTATCGCGACTATGGATCATAATATTTCTACCCGCTCAATTGAAATTAATGCCGCCGGTGAAGGCGCAGCAAATCAATTAAGAACTCTTGAGAAAAACTGTAAAGAGTTTGGTATTGAATTATTTGGCATGGGCCATAAAAACCAAGGTGTTGTGCATGTAATGGGGCCAGAACTTGGCTTAACGTTACCCGGTACAGTTATTGTTTGTGGTGACTCACATACGGCTACACATGGTGCTTTTGGCGCTTTAGCATTTGGTATTGGTACCTCTGAAGTTGAGCATGTATTTGCTACTCAAACTTTACGTCAAACTAAAGCTAAAACCATGCGAATTGAAGTAAAAGGCCAAGTCGCTCCTGGCATCAGCGCTAAAGATATTATCTTAGCGATTATTGGCAAAACTGGCAGCGCAGGCGCAACGGGTTATGTGGTTGAATACTGTGGTGATGCGATTGAGCGCTTAACCATGGAAGAGCGCATGACAGTTTGTAATATGAGTATTGAATTTGGTGCTAAAGCGGGCCTTATCGCGCCAGACGAAACCACTTTTGAATACTTAAAAGGCAAAGATTACTCTCCAAAAGGCGAAGTATGGGAACAAGCGGTTAATGATTGGAAACAGTTAAAATCAGACGCCGATGCGACTTTCGATACTTACTTAACGCTGGAAGCAAAAGACATTAAAACCCAAGTGACTTGGGGAACAACACCGGGTCAAGTAACCCAAGTTGATAATGTTGTGCCATCACCTGAAGACTTTTCTGACCCTGTAGAGCGCGACTCTTGTATTGCTGCTTTAAAATACATGGGCTTAACTGCCGGTACAAAAATTACCGATATCACCATCAACAAAGTGTTTATTGGCTCATGTACGAACTCTAGAATAGAAGATTTACGCGCAGCAGCAGCTGTTGCCAAAGGTAAAAAAGTATCTCCAACGGTTGATGCTATTGTAGTACCAGGTTCTTACCGTGTTAAAGCGCAAGCTGAAGCTGAAGGCTTAGCACAAACGTTTATTGATGCAGGTTTTGAATGGCGCTTACCCGGTTGTTCAATGTGTTTAGGCATGAATGATGACGTGTTAACCGAAGGCGACCGTTGTGCTTCAACGAGTAATCGTAACTTTGAAGGCCGACAAGGCCGTGGTAGTCGTACACATTTAGTTAGCCCTGAGTTAGCGGCTGCCTCTGCTATTGCAGGACATTTTGTCGACTTAACCGCTATTAACTCACAAGCTAAAGGAGCATAA
- the leuD gene encoding 3-isopropylmalate dehydratase small subunit: MENFTQHYGLVLPLDAANVDTDQIIPKQFLQKTTRTGFGQHLFNDWRYLDNAGKVDNPEFILNKPQYQGASILLTGENFGCGSSREHAPWALQEYGFKVIIASSFADIFYANCINIGVLPITLTEAEIAELFKQSKADLQHLTIDLTASKVKTADAEYSFTLTPFHKYCLENGVDSVGWTLNKIDKIESYEAKMPVWQ; encoded by the coding sequence ATGGAAAATTTTACCCAGCATTATGGTTTAGTTTTGCCATTAGATGCAGCGAATGTTGATACTGACCAAATTATCCCAAAACAGTTTTTACAAAAAACGACTCGCACAGGTTTTGGTCAACATCTATTTAATGATTGGCGCTATCTAGATAACGCAGGCAAAGTAGATAACCCTGAATTTATTCTTAATAAGCCGCAATATCAAGGCGCAAGTATTTTGCTAACAGGTGAAAACTTTGGTTGTGGTTCGAGTCGAGAACATGCGCCTTGGGCTCTGCAAGAGTATGGTTTTAAAGTCATTATTGCTTCAAGTTTTGCAGATATTTTCTATGCAAACTGTATCAATATCGGTGTTTTACCTATTACATTAACAGAAGCTGAAATCGCTGAGTTATTCAAGCAATCAAAAGCTGATTTGCAGCACCTAACGATTGATTTAACCGCAAGTAAAGTTAAAACAGCAGATGCAGAATATAGTTTTACGTTAACACCATTTCACAAGTACTGTTTAGAGAACGGTGTAGATAGTGTTGGTTGGACGTTAAATAAAATTGATAAAATAGAAAGTTACGAAGCAAAAATGCCGGTATGGCAATAA
- a CDS encoding AAA family ATPase, giving the protein MYTSYFGLEEKPFSIAPNPDYLFMGERHREALNHLTYGLGDTGGFVLLTGEVGTGKTTLSRRLMENLPENTQAAFILNPTLSSQELLATLCDELKIRYRKTGATLKTLTDKIQQKLLKNHSDDINTLLIIDEAQHLQPEVLEQLRLLTNLETNTKKLLQVILIGQPELQQLLQRRDLRQLAQRITARYHLLPLNKQEVEQYLKHRLSVAKCFRNIFDKSAVSAIHKTCKGIPRLMNLLAERSLMNAYNSNNAVVNRKIVLQAAHDALGDEFEVKPWWQNSFVKVGGLVSALGIVLVIGIWWGTYHLNGIQPEPSLASAVESNVESNATQTLSINNNATLVNTNTNTNEIAQNAGADPKIVVQEKVIPETVANRNDDIDSKNEVAALNNKLAETNVEFIDKEKPLAELQTTQQTPVQNLAPKVKKVTPNNYVVEAEEGVSDALLASFQSAIEETKQSDNTVEKVKVDNSDVLPLTQMPAWVQDGVPSLAFEMHIYASDGQGWIRVNGRDRYEGDYIGRELLLNEILPQKVVLSFRGEKFTMDALTSWN; this is encoded by the coding sequence ATGTATACAAGTTATTTTGGTTTAGAAGAAAAGCCATTTTCAATTGCACCAAACCCAGATTATTTGTTTATGGGTGAACGCCACCGCGAAGCACTTAACCACTTAACTTATGGTTTAGGTGATACGGGCGGTTTTGTCCTACTTACCGGTGAAGTAGGCACAGGTAAAACTACGCTTAGCCGCCGTTTAATGGAAAATTTACCAGAAAACACCCAAGCCGCTTTTATTCTAAACCCAACGCTTTCCAGCCAAGAATTATTGGCAACGCTGTGTGATGAACTAAAAATTCGCTATCGCAAAACGGGTGCTACGTTAAAAACACTAACTGATAAAATTCAACAAAAATTACTGAAAAATCACAGCGACGATATCAATACTTTGTTGATTATTGATGAAGCCCAGCACTTACAGCCTGAAGTGTTAGAGCAACTAAGATTATTAACCAACCTAGAAACGAACACTAAAAAGCTTCTACAAGTCATTTTGATTGGTCAGCCTGAGCTACAACAATTATTGCAACGCCGTGATTTACGCCAGTTAGCACAGAGAATAACGGCCAGATATCATTTATTACCGCTAAACAAACAAGAAGTCGAACAATACCTTAAACACCGTTTGTCAGTGGCAAAATGTTTTCGTAATATTTTCGATAAAAGTGCGGTGAGTGCAATTCATAAAACCTGTAAAGGCATACCTCGCTTAATGAACCTGTTAGCAGAGCGCTCGTTGATGAATGCTTACAACAGTAACAATGCCGTAGTTAATCGTAAAATAGTGCTACAAGCTGCGCATGATGCGTTAGGCGATGAATTTGAAGTGAAACCTTGGTGGCAAAATAGTTTTGTGAAAGTTGGCGGCTTAGTTTCTGCATTAGGCATAGTGTTAGTTATTGGTATTTGGTGGGGAACATACCATCTTAATGGTATTCAACCTGAGCCTAGCTTGGCCAGTGCTGTTGAAAGTAACGTCGAAAGTAACGCAACGCAAACACTTTCAATCAATAACAATGCTACTTTAGTTAATACTAATACTAATACAAATGAAATAGCTCAAAACGCTGGTGCAGATCCTAAGATTGTCGTTCAAGAAAAAGTCATACCAGAGACGGTAGCGAACCGAAATGATGATATTGATAGCAAAAATGAGGTTGCCGCGCTAAATAACAAATTAGCTGAAACTAACGTTGAGTTTATTGATAAAGAAAAGCCATTAGCTGAGCTACAAACAACACAGCAAACACCTGTACAAAATTTAGCGCCAAAAGTAAAAAAAGTAACACCTAATAATTATGTTGTTGAAGCTGAAGAAGGTGTGTCAGACGCATTACTGGCAAGCTTTCAATCTGCTATTGAAGAAACTAAGCAAAGTGACAATACTGTTGAAAAAGTTAAAGTAGATAACAGCGATGTTTTACCGCTTACGCAAATGCCTGCATGGGTGCAAGATGGTGTACCGTCGTTAGCATTTGAAATGCATATTTATGCCAGTGATGGCCAAGGTTGGATTAGAGTTAATGGTCGCGATCGCTACGAAGGCGATTATATTGGTCGTGAGTTACTCTTGAATGAAATACTACCGCAGAAAGTGGTACTGAGTTTTAGAGGTGAAAAATTTACTATGGATGCTTTAACTTCTTGGAATTAG
- a CDS encoding multifunctional CCA addition/repair protein yields MADITQQLNTFLVGGAVRDSLLNRAVVDNDYVVVGSSVEAMCQLGFIQVGKDFPVFLHPKSKQEYALARTEKKSGQGYTGFNCNASPNVTLEEDLLRRDLTINAMAMDENGKIVDPYNGQIDLKNRVLRHVSMAFIEDPLRVLRVARFAARYHEYGFTIAPETLALMTQLSESSELLSLSGERVWQEMQRSLADANPEVFFQVLYQCQALKSLWPDLHNLWGIPNPAKWHPEICSGLHTMMVLKQAVLLSTKTTIRFASVCHDLGKSLTEDKTLPSHPGHETAGLPLIEELCARLRVPTAYKTLALKVCQFHLHSHKVFELKASTILKLYNQLDAWRKPEDFYDFLLCCQADFTGRLGFEKREYPQKDFLYHAFEKLVLITAKPFVEQGLKGLEIKAAIAEQRLAVLKQFKLEYIQQNKIV; encoded by the coding sequence ATGGCAGATATAACCCAACAACTTAACACGTTTTTAGTCGGTGGTGCAGTTCGTGACTCGCTACTTAATCGCGCCGTTGTTGATAACGACTATGTAGTTGTTGGCTCAAGTGTCGAGGCAATGTGCCAACTTGGATTTATACAAGTTGGCAAAGACTTTCCGGTATTTTTGCACCCCAAAAGTAAGCAAGAATATGCCTTAGCTCGCACAGAGAAAAAATCAGGCCAAGGCTATACTGGCTTTAATTGCAATGCATCACCAAACGTGACCCTTGAAGAAGACCTGCTTCGAAGAGATTTAACCATCAATGCCATGGCAATGGATGAAAATGGTAAAATAGTTGACCCTTACAACGGCCAAATAGATCTAAAAAATAGAGTTCTACGTCATGTTTCAATGGCATTTATTGAAGACCCTTTGCGGGTTTTACGAGTCGCCCGTTTTGCCGCTCGTTACCATGAGTACGGTTTTACCATCGCCCCCGAAACACTTGCGTTAATGACACAACTCAGTGAAAGTAGCGAATTATTAAGTCTTTCTGGCGAACGTGTATGGCAAGAAATGCAACGCAGCTTAGCCGATGCTAACCCTGAAGTTTTTTTTCAAGTGTTATATCAATGCCAAGCATTAAAGTCGCTGTGGCCTGATTTACATAATTTATGGGGCATACCAAACCCAGCAAAATGGCATCCTGAAATTTGTTCGGGTTTACATACTATGATGGTATTAAAACAAGCAGTGCTGCTATCGACAAAAACAACCATAAGATTCGCTAGTGTTTGCCATGACCTAGGTAAATCGTTAACTGAAGATAAAACATTGCCATCTCATCCAGGACATGAAACCGCTGGCTTGCCTTTAATCGAGGAATTATGCGCTCGTTTAAGAGTGCCAACAGCATACAAAACTTTAGCGCTGAAAGTGTGCCAGTTTCACTTGCACTCACATAAAGTATTTGAATTAAAAGCCAGTACTATTTTAAAGCTTTATAACCAGCTTGATGCATGGCGTAAACCAGAAGATTTTTATGATTTTCTACTTTGTTGTCAAGCCGACTTCACCGGTCGTCTTGGCTTTGAAAAACGAGAATACCCACAAAAAGATTTTCTTTATCATGCATTTGAAAAATTAGTTCTTATCACGGCAAAACCTTTTGTTGAGCAAGGTTTAAAGGGCCTTGAAATTAAAGCTGCTATAGCAGAGCAACGCCTTGCAGTGTTGAAGCAATTCAAGCTTGAGTATATACAACAAAACAAGATTGTTTAG